The region CGGGCTCCTCCGGCACGGTCCCGCGCCGCGCGCCGTCCTGGTGCTCGGCCCCGGCGCCCCCGGCCCGGACGGGGCGGACCTCGCGGCGCTGTGCGCGCCCGGCACGGCCCCTGGCCCCCGCCCGCACACCGCCGACCCCGGCGACACCGCCCTGTACTTCCTGTCCAGCGGGACCACCGGCCCGCCCAAGCCCATCCCCCGCACCCACGAGGCGCTCGGCTCGGTGGTCCGCGCCTCCGCCGTGGCGGCGGGCCTGGGCCCGGACTCGGTCTACCTGGCGGCGCTCCCCGCCACGCACAGCTTCACCTGCGCCCACCCCGGGATGTTCGGCGCGCTCGCGCGAGGCGGCTCCGTCGCCTTCGCCGGCACCGCCGACGCCGACGCCCTGCTGGAGCTGGCCGGCCTGCACCGCGTCACGCACACCGCACTGGTCCCCGGCCTCGCCGGGCAGCTGGCCTCCCGGGCCGCCGACTCCGGCGCCGCGCCGTGGTCCCTGCGGGTGGTGCAGGTGGGCGGGGCGCGGCTGGCACCGGACACCGCCCGCCGGATCAGGGCGGAGCTGGGGTGCCGTGTCCAGCAGGTGTACGGGATGAGCGAGGGGCTGCTGACCTTCACCCGCCTCGACGACCCCGAGGCCGTCACCGACCTGACCCAGGGCCGCCCGGTGGCCCCCGGCGACGAGCTGCTCGTGGTCGGGGCGGACGGCCGCCCGGTCGCCCCCGGGGAGCAGGGGGAGCTGTGGACCCGCGGGCCGAGCACCATCACCGCCTACGCGGGCCGCGCCGCGGGCGAACCGGGCCGGTTCGGCCCCGAGGGGCACTACCGCACCGGCGACCTGGTGCGCGTCGACCCGGCGGGGAACGTGGCGGTGACCGGCCGGGTCAAGGACGTCATCAACCGGGGCGGGGAGAAGGTCGCCGCCGACGACCTCGAAGCCGTGCTCACCCGCCACCCGGGGGTGCGCGCGGCCGCGGCGGTCGGCTTCCCCCACCCCCTGTACGGGGAGGGGGTGTGCGCCGTCGTCGTCCCCGGCGGCGGCCCGGCGGACGCCGCCGGGCGGCTCACCCTGCGCGGCCTGCGCGCGTTCCTGCGCGAGGAGGGCGTGGCCTCGTTCAAGCTCCCCGACCGGGTGGTGGTCCTCGACGCCCTGCCCACGGTCGGGATCGGCAAGGTCGACAAGGAGGCGCTGCGGCGCCTGGCCGCCGACCGCGCGGCCGGTCCCGTCCCGTCGGTGTGACGGCCGCCCCCGACACCGCCCCCGCGCCCGATCCGGCCGCGGCGCGGCGGGACCGGCCCCCGCGCGCCCCCGCCTCTCGCCCCGCCCTCCTTCCCACCGGCACCAGAGACCTTCCACGACCGGCCTGCCGCGGGCCCGCCCCGAGCGCCCCGGCGAACCCGACCGAAAGGGCAGCATGAACCGAACTCCGACCCCCGGGAAGGACGCCGTCGCCGTGATCGGCGCCGCCTGCCGCCTCCCCGGCGGCATCACCGGCCTGGACGGCCTGTGGGAAGCGCTCCGGGACGGCCGCGACCTGGTGACCGAGGTCCCCGCCGACCGCTTCGACAAGGCCTGGTTCCACTCCGCCGATCCGGACCGCCCCGGCAAGAGCTACACCTTCGCGGGCGGGATCGTCGACGGCATCGAGGAGTGGGACCCCGGCTTCTTCGGGATCTCCCCCCGTGAGGCCGCGCGGATCGACCCCCGCCAGCGGATGGCGCTGGAGCTGGCCGTGGAGGCGTTCGACGACGCCGGGGTCGACCCGCGCGGGCTGCACGGCTCCGACACCGCGGTCCACCTCGGCGTCTACTCGCTCCCCTTCGGCTCCCTGCAGTCCCGGGACACGGCGTCGATCGACGCGCCCACCGCTCTGGGCAGCAGCGCGACGGCGGTGCCCAACCGGGTCTCCTACCACTTCGACCTGCGCGGCCCCAGCACGGTGACCGACACCGCCTGCTCCTCCTCCCTCGTGGCGCTCCACCACGCCTGCGGGGAGCTGCTGTCCGGGCGGACCGGGCTGGCGCTGGCCGGCGGGGTCAACCTCCTGCTCGACCCCTACGAGTACGTCATCGCCGCCAAGGCCCGGATGCTCTCGCCCACCGGCCGCTGCCGGACCTTCTCCGCCGACGCCGACGGGTTCGTCCGCGCCGAGGGCGGCGGGATGCTCCTGCTCAAGCGGCTGTCCGACGCGGTCGCCGACGGCGACCGGGTGCACGCGGTCGTCCTGGGCACCGGGATCAACTGCGACGGCCGCACCCCCGGCCTGGCCCACCCCGGCGAGGAGGCCCAGGAGGAGCTGCTGCGCGGGGTGTACGCGGGCGCGGGGGTGTCGCCGCGGGACCTCGCCTACCTGGAGGCGCACGGCACCGGGACGCGGGTCGGCGACGTGGTCGAGTGCACGGCGCTCGGGCGCGCCCTGGGCGTGCACCGCGGTCCGGCCGGGCCGCTGCCGGTGGGGTCGGTCAAGTCCAACCTCGGCCACCTGGAGGCCGCCGCCGGAGTGGCCGGCCTGCTCAAGGGGATCGTGGTCCTGCGCCACCGGGAGATCCCGCCGTCGCTGCACTCGAGGACCCTCAACCCCGGGATCGACTTCGACGGGCTGGGGCTGCTGCCGGTGCGGGAGAGGCTCCCCCTGGGCGGCGGGGGGCGCCCCCTGGTGGGGGTGAGCTCCTTCGGCGCGGGCGGCGCCAACGCCCACGTGGTCCTGGGCGCCCACACGGCACCGGACCGGCCGGGGAGCCCCGTCCGGTCCGCGGCGCCGAGGCTGCCGGTCGTGGTGTCCGGCCACACCGGGGAGGCGCTGCGGCAGGCGGCCCGGGCGCACGCCGACCGGCTGCGCTCGGCCGCCCCGGAGGAGTTCTACGACCTGGCCCGCACCGCCTCCGTCCGGCGGGGACGGCTTCGCCACCGCGCCGCCGTGCTGGCGCAGGGCCCGGCCGAGGCCGCCGACCTGCTGGAGGCGGTCGCGGACGGGGCCCCGGGCGCCGACGGCGCCGAGGGGGCGAACACGACGGACGCCGACGGCGCACGGGCGGCCTTCGTCTTCTCCGGGAACGGGTCGCAGTGGGCCGGCATGGGAGCCGGCCTGCTCGACTCCGAGCCCGTGTTCCGGGAGGAGGTGGAGCGCGTCGACGCCGCGCTCCGCCCCCACCTGGGGTGGTCGGTCGTCGACGAGCTGCGCGCCCCGCGGGAGCGGTCCGCCCTGGCGCGCACCGAGGTCGCCCAGCCCGCCCTGTTCGCGGTCCAGGCCGGCCTGGTCGCGGCGCTGGCCGAGCGGGGCGTCCGCCCCGCGGCCGTGGTCGGGCACAGCGCGGGCGAGGTCGCCGCCGCCTACGCCTGCGGGGCGCTGGACCTGGACTCCGCCGCCCGGGTGATCGCGGAGCGGAGCCGGGCGCAGGGGACGACGGCCGGAACGGGCAGGATGGCCGCGGTGGGCCTGTCCCCGGCGGAGGCGGAGAAGGAGCTCGCCCCGTTCCGGGACCGGCTGGAGATCGCCGGTGTCAACGGCGACACCGACGTCAACGTCGCCGGTGAGACCGGGGCCCTGCGCGAACTGGGCGAGCTGCTCGCGCTGCGCGGCGTCTTCCACCGCGAGCTGGACCTCGACTACGCCTTCCACAGCCGCATGATGGACCCGGTCCGGGCCGACCTGCTGCGGGCGCTGGAGGGGCTGGCCCCGAGCACCCCGCACACCCCGATGGTCTCCTCCGTCACCGCGTGCCGCCTGCTCGACGGAGAGCCCGACGCCGCCTACTGGTGGCGCAACGTCCGCGAGCCGGTCCTGTTCGCCCAGGCCGTCCGAACCCTGGCGGAGGAGGGCTGCGACGTGTTCGTGGAGGTCGCGCCGCACCCGGTGCTGGGCGGCTACCTGCGGCGGGCGTCCGGAACCGGCCGCGGCCGGACCGCGGTGCTGCCGACGCTGCGCAGGCCCGCCGAGGACGGGACGACGGACGAACGGGCCGCCCTCGACTCCACCGCCTGCCGGGTCATCGCCGCGGGGGCGGCCGACCTGGCCGGGTTCTTCCCCGAACAGGGGCGCGTGGCCGACCTGCCCGGCGTCCCCTGGCAGCGCGAACGGCACTGGAACGGGTCCGCGGACTGGTGGGCGCCGCTCACCGGCGCCGGCCGCGGCCCCTACGAGCACCCGCTGCTCGGCCAGCGCGTCCCCGGCCCCGACGCGGCCTGGTCCGGCGAGGTCGAGCCCGCGCGCCTGCCGTGGCTGGCCGACCACCGGGTGGGCGGCGCGGTGGTGATGCCCGCGGCCGCCTTCGCCGAGATGGCGCTGGCCGCGGGGCGCCGGGCGCTCTCGGGCCCCGTCGAGGTCGTCTCCCTGGACATCCTCCGGGTCCTCCCCCTGCCCTGGGAGGACCCGGAGATGGACGTGCGCACCCAGGTCTCGGTCCCGGACGGCGCCGGAACGGTGCGCATCGCCGCCCGGACCGGCGGCGACTGGCGGACGCACGCCCGGGCGCGGGTCCGGCCGCCGGCCGGTGAGGCGCCGCCCCCGCTGGACGCCGGGCGCGTGCGCTCCCGGTGCGGCCCGGACCTGGGCGCCGACGGCCACTACGCCCGGATGGCGGAGGCGGGGATCGGGTACGGACCCGCCTTCCGCCCGCTGCGCCGCCTGCACGCGGCCGACGGCGAGGTGCTGGCCGACTACGAGGTCGCCGACGCGGAGGACTTCGAGGTCTCCCCGGTCCTGATGGACGCCGCCCTCCAGACCACGGCGGCCCTGTGCGGCACGGACCCCGGCGGGGACGCGTTCCTGCCCGCCGCCATCGGGGCGGTGCGCCGCTGGCGCCGTCCCGCGGCCTCCGGCCTCGTCCACGCCCGGCTGCGCGAGGCGACCGACGACGAGATCGTCTGCGACCTGCTCATCACCGACGGGGACGGGACGGTCTCCGTCGAGATCGAGGGGTACCGCGGCCGGCGGTTCCGCGCCGGGTCCTCCCGCCCGGTCCTCTACGCCACCCGGATGCGCGCGGCCCCCAAGGTGTCCCCACCACCCGCCGCCCTGCCTGGCCCCCGGGAGCTGGCGGAGGCCGCGGCGCCCGGGATCGGGGAGGCCGAACGGGAGTGGGCCGGCTCCCGCGGCCTCGCCTCCGACGCCGCCGCCCTGACCCTGACCGCGCACCACGCCGCCCGGGCCCTGGCCGAGCTGGCGGCGGGCGCCGAGACCTTCGGCACCGCCGACCTGGTCGCCGCGGGCGTGCGCCCGCACTACGACCGGCTCCTGGGGATCCTCGCCTCGGTCGCCCAGGCCGAAGGACTGTTGGAGGACGTCTCCGCGGACGGCGGCGCACCCCGCTGGCGGGTGTGCGGGCCCGTCGACCCCGAGCGCGCCATGGAGGAGGCCTCCTGGGCCCTGCCCGAGGCCGCGCCGGCACTGGTGCTCTACGAGCGCTGCGGGTGGCGCCTGGCCGAGGCGCTGCGCGGGGAGCTCGACCCGGTCGAGCTCGTCTTCTCCGACTCCGGCGCGCGCCTGGCCCGGTACATCTACGAGTCGCTGCCCTTCTCGCGCGCGGCCAACCGGTACGCCGCCGCCGCGGTCGCGGCGCTGGTCGAGCGCTGGCCCGCCGACCGCCCGCTGCGCGTCCTGGAGGTCGGCGGCGGCACCGGGGCCACCGCCGCCGCGCTGCTGCCGCTCCTGCCCGCCGA is a window of Nocardiopsis changdeensis DNA encoding:
- a CDS encoding AMP-binding protein → MEMRAASGPELYRARGWWRAELLDDLVLRHAAGGPAAADRPAVAGPRPLTHRELAGAVDAASRRLAGLGVRAPGPVLVQLPNSVEFLVLTLALIRAGCPPILAHPALCEHELEPVVADLAPVAAAVPAATGRTDHPAMLRGLLRHGPAPRAVLVLGPGAPGPDGADLAALCAPGTAPGPRPHTADPGDTALYFLSSGTTGPPKPIPRTHEALGSVVRASAVAAGLGPDSVYLAALPATHSFTCAHPGMFGALARGGSVAFAGTADADALLELAGLHRVTHTALVPGLAGQLASRAADSGAAPWSLRVVQVGGARLAPDTARRIRAELGCRVQQVYGMSEGLLTFTRLDDPEAVTDLTQGRPVAPGDELLVVGADGRPVAPGEQGELWTRGPSTITAYAGRAAGEPGRFGPEGHYRTGDLVRVDPAGNVAVTGRVKDVINRGGEKVAADDLEAVLTRHPGVRAAAAVGFPHPLYGEGVCAVVVPGGGPADAAGRLTLRGLRAFLREEGVASFKLPDRVVVLDALPTVGIGKVDKEALRRLAADRAAGPVPSV
- a CDS encoding type I polyketide synthase; amino-acid sequence: MNRTPTPGKDAVAVIGAACRLPGGITGLDGLWEALRDGRDLVTEVPADRFDKAWFHSADPDRPGKSYTFAGGIVDGIEEWDPGFFGISPREAARIDPRQRMALELAVEAFDDAGVDPRGLHGSDTAVHLGVYSLPFGSLQSRDTASIDAPTALGSSATAVPNRVSYHFDLRGPSTVTDTACSSSLVALHHACGELLSGRTGLALAGGVNLLLDPYEYVIAAKARMLSPTGRCRTFSADADGFVRAEGGGMLLLKRLSDAVADGDRVHAVVLGTGINCDGRTPGLAHPGEEAQEELLRGVYAGAGVSPRDLAYLEAHGTGTRVGDVVECTALGRALGVHRGPAGPLPVGSVKSNLGHLEAAAGVAGLLKGIVVLRHREIPPSLHSRTLNPGIDFDGLGLLPVRERLPLGGGGRPLVGVSSFGAGGANAHVVLGAHTAPDRPGSPVRSAAPRLPVVVSGHTGEALRQAARAHADRLRSAAPEEFYDLARTASVRRGRLRHRAAVLAQGPAEAADLLEAVADGAPGADGAEGANTTDADGARAAFVFSGNGSQWAGMGAGLLDSEPVFREEVERVDAALRPHLGWSVVDELRAPRERSALARTEVAQPALFAVQAGLVAALAERGVRPAAVVGHSAGEVAAAYACGALDLDSAARVIAERSRAQGTTAGTGRMAAVGLSPAEAEKELAPFRDRLEIAGVNGDTDVNVAGETGALRELGELLALRGVFHRELDLDYAFHSRMMDPVRADLLRALEGLAPSTPHTPMVSSVTACRLLDGEPDAAYWWRNVREPVLFAQAVRTLAEEGCDVFVEVAPHPVLGGYLRRASGTGRGRTAVLPTLRRPAEDGTTDERAALDSTACRVIAAGAADLAGFFPEQGRVADLPGVPWQRERHWNGSADWWAPLTGAGRGPYEHPLLGQRVPGPDAAWSGEVEPARLPWLADHRVGGAVVMPAAAFAEMALAAGRRALSGPVEVVSLDILRVLPLPWEDPEMDVRTQVSVPDGAGTVRIAARTGGDWRTHARARVRPPAGEAPPPLDAGRVRSRCGPDLGADGHYARMAEAGIGYGPAFRPLRRLHAADGEVLADYEVADAEDFEVSPVLMDAALQTTAALCGTDPGGDAFLPAAIGAVRRWRRPAASGLVHARLREATDDEIVCDLLITDGDGTVSVEIEGYRGRRFRAGSSRPVLYATRMRAAPKVSPPPAALPGPRELAEAAAPGIGEAEREWAGSRGLASDAAALTLTAHHAARALAELAAGAETFGTADLVAAGVRPHYDRLLGILASVAQAEGLLEDVSADGGAPRWRVCGPVDPERAMEEASWALPEAAPALVLYERCGWRLAEALRGELDPVELVFSDSGARLARYIYESLPFSRAANRYAAAAVAALVERWPADRPLRVLEVGGGTGATAAALLPLLPAERTRYVFTDLSPSLVSRAVRRFADHGFVECRTLDLEVPATEQGLDEGGFDLVVAANVLHATSDLRAVLGRLSEVLADGGRLLAVEHHDAGQLALAFGLLDGFWAYTDTDLRTDSPLLTARQWTDLLESSGFEETTRLSDADERSSVLLTRRSDRSPAPRDPVPGFSGARVLIAAEDGAGEHARALRERIVEGGGDAARTGLPRCAAGWARALERDAPSEVVLFLGDRPQDPDGGVGAAVERVAALRALVDALEERDTPPRVWAVTRPCGVLPAPEPCGAPEDAATWGVARVLDGERPWLDLRHVSLLRTGDPGADTAALAAELADPDSEDEVVLNGQGRFVPRLAPLPPATGESGPGEVCRLRLTDPGPSSRLEWVRTAAPEPAADEVLIDVRAVAVTGRDAAEALGEAPARPAAGGGHSAGYACAGVVKAVGGRVDGLAPGDRVYAFTPGAGATRVCARADMVGRIPDRTRFTEAATLPAYLAVQHGLEHLAGLGEGETLLVHGLGGGTAAAAVAHAREVGARVIATAEHPNGRDLLGMLGVADVLDTGDPALARKVSALTGGRGPDVVYNTATGAAAALALELLPPGGRFVQAADGPALPSPLPPLHGDLLLASVDTARMAAERPAAAAACFARAAEHVEAGAYRPLPLELHEPEGAGEAFRAPRAPATAGCAVVSLERTPAAVVPPRPAAFDPAGTYLITGGTSGFGAATARWMARRGARHLALTSRRGGAAPEVPALLRDLEELGAQASVHALDATDAAGVRSLIAGFAEEGRPLRGVVHAAMVLHDEPFEDTDDERIRAVLAPKLGGAHVLDRATRGMDLDLFAVYSSVTSAIGNLHQAGYAAANATAEAVVRSRRRAGLPGIAVQWGSIRDVGALAEEGVARTVVRLGMGLISADRAFAALEELLGRDAEVAAVLNIDWARIAEIRPYVMQRPRLRSLVPESSGCDATALEKARRRLAEAPPEEAEAVAAEMLAGVVARVVGAPPERVDRDRTLDHLGFDSIMATELLGAIRKEFGCDLALVEIVSGPSVTELAGRVVARLRNTKEEAK